The following DNA comes from Mesorhizobium sp. B2-1-8.
AAAACCGTGGACATGACGACGACGGCATCGATCGGCCTCGGCAACGTCGCCGCGGCGACGGCGGCAGTGACGAGCGGCGGCCAGTATTCCGCGATTGTCGCCCGCTATGCGGCGAGCTACGGGGTTCCGGTGTCGCTGGCCGATGCCGTCATCAAGATCGAGAGCAACTACCGGCCGAACCTGGTCGGTGGCGCCGGCGAGATCGGCCTGATGCAGATCAAGCCGGCAACCGCGCGCATGATGGGTTACAGCGGCTCGGCCAAGGGCCTGTTCGATCCCGACACCAACATCAAATATGGCATGAAGTACCTCGCCATGGCACGCGACCTCGGGGGCGGCACGACCTGCGGCACGATCCTGAAATACAATGCCGGCCATGGCGCCACCCGGATGAACCCGGTTTCGGCGGCTTACTGCAGCAAGGTCAAGGTTCAGTTGGCGGCTGTCGGCGCGCCGGCTTGACAAGAACCGGTTACTGCCGGCTTTTTCGGTTGCGTTTTGTGGTGTGAACCCCTTTATACGCCCTGCCAGCTGGCCGGGCGGCCGCACCCGCAAACGCCGAAAGGCCGCGGGTGAGGAAAGTCCGGGCTCCATGGAGACACGGTGCCGGTTAATGGCCGGCGGGGGCGACCCCAGGGAAAGTGCCACAGAAAGCAAACCGCCCCGACTTTGTCGGGGTAAGGGTGAAAGGGTGGGGTAAGAGCCCACCGCGCGACTGGCAACAGGAGCGGCACGGTAAACCCCACCGGGAGCAAGACCGAATAGGGGCGGTGCGAGGGGAAACCCTCGAGGGCTGTTTCCGGCTCACCGTCCGGGTAGGTTGCGTGAGGCGCATGGCAACATGCGCCCAAGATGAATGGCCGCCACGTTCTCGCCTCGCAAGGGGCGAGGGCCATACAAAACCCGGCTTACAGGCTGGCTGGCAATTTTCTCCACGATATATGGATTGAGTCTTTCGATATCAGAAGGTTACGCCCTTGGGCGCAACTTCTGATTCAAGGGCGCGGCGCTATTTTGCATCGCCACGTGACAGAGTTCTCCACCGACTTTCTTGAAGCTGGTGCGATTAAATCGTACCATCATGGCTCATACATCGGGAGCGTATCATGGGTCAGGTCGACAAACGCAGCATCACGCTTTCGCCAGAACTGGCGCGGGCGGTCGACGATGTGGTCGCGGCAGGAGAATACGCCTCGGCGAGCGAGGTGATCCGCGACGCATTGAGGCAATGGAAAGACCGCCGCGACCTGATGGGCTACACGGTCGAGGAACTGCGCAAGCTGGTGCAGGAGGGGATCGACAGCGGGCTTGCGCAAGACGGCCAGCCAATCATGGAACGATTGCGCGCGAAATACCTGAAGATGGCCGAGGCCAAAGGCTTTCAGGAGTGAAATACCGACTGCTTCCTCAAGCCACCGTCGATCTCGAAAGCATTGGCGACTACATTGCCAGCCATGACCCGCGCGCTGCTGTTCGCCTCGTAGATGCGCTGGAAAGACGTTGGGATTTGCTGACCTTGCATCCTTTTTCAGGTGCGCCACGCGACGACATAGCGCCGGGTATCCGCCATCTGATTGTCGGCGAATATGTCACCTTGTACCGGGTCGGCGGTGATGCGATCGAAATTCTTCGCGTGCTGCATGGTCGCCGCAACATCGAAGCCGATGACCTCGGCTCGTAATCGATTTGTCAGCCACTGATCCTGTCCAGCGAGGCCTCGATCGCGTTCCAGAGTTCTTCCACGGGCTCACAGCCGACCGACAGGCGCACGAAGCCAGCCGGAACCGCGTCGCCTCGCTTAAGCCGCCGCTCGGCCGAGGTGTGGACGCCACCGAAGGAGGTCGCGGCCTGCATCAGGCTGCAATTGTTGATGAAATCCTCGGCTTTCTGCTCGGAAGCGAGTTCGAAGGAGATGAGGAAG
Coding sequences within:
- a CDS encoding type II toxin-antitoxin system ParD family antitoxin, encoding MGQVDKRSITLSPELARAVDDVVAAGEYASASEVIRDALRQWKDRRDLMGYTVEELRKLVQEGIDSGLAQDGQPIMERLRAKYLKMAEAKGFQE
- a CDS encoding lytic transglycosylase domain-containing protein; the encoded protein is MQKLTVLTAALAAGVMSFAFSAADAAPFSPRADQGFVAASAKGKVISAKSSKSAKATTKQASAKVEKASWTKARKSSAKRQRKRGRKTVDMTTTASIGLGNVAAATAAVTSGGQYSAIVARYAASYGVPVSLADAVIKIESNYRPNLVGGAGEIGLMQIKPATARMMGYSGSAKGLFDPDTNIKYGMKYLAMARDLGGGTTCGTILKYNAGHGATRMNPVSAAYCSKVKVQLAAVGAPA
- a CDS encoding type II toxin-antitoxin system RelE/ParE family toxin; this encodes MKYRLLPQATVDLESIGDYIASHDPRAAVRLVDALERRWDLLTLHPFSGAPRDDIAPGIRHLIVGEYVTLYRVGGDAIEILRVLHGRRNIEADDLGS